The Cygnus atratus isolate AKBS03 ecotype Queensland, Australia chromosome 16, CAtr_DNAZoo_HiC_assembly, whole genome shotgun sequence genome contains the following window.
AGTGATGACATAATTGAgattgagttttttttttctactgctgttttACTGAATTATGGGGGTGAGGAGGCAGCACAGTgatgtgctgctgtgtgctgcaggctggctcAGGACAGGCTGATCCTTCTGTGCACCCTACTTGCCCGTGAAAGGGAAGGGGTGGGTTATGGAGTCAGGTaggagctttatttttttccctgggtgTATCTGAAAGGTAGTACTTAATCCAGTAGCTTCACATCTAAAAGCCAGACAGCAGAAAGGACCTTGCCTTATTCCTGCGGAGAGCAGGTTACAGAACGATTCCCACCTACCTTTGATTCTGCAGAATGGCTCCCAGGAAGTCCCTCAGTACCATCCGCTGGTGGTAGCGGCTGTCCATCAGGATGCTGTCGGACTGGCGCCTCGTCAGAAGCTCGTGCACCCCTTCTTCTGGGCTGCTCTCACTGTTTCTGTGATGCGAAGATGAGAACCGTCTTTGTTTCAGAGGTATGTTTTAGTCCCTCAGGCTGAGCAGCGTGGCAAGGAACCTGCTGGGCCTGGGGCTGTTCTGCCTCATTTCAGGAGGAAATTGGGCAGCTCTTTGCTCCTGTGGTAGGAGAGGGGTCAGAGCTGGCTTGCATCTGACTAGCTGGTCGTGTTTAGTGGCAATAACTGATCCATCTAACCACAGCTGCCCAAGTTGTAGTGGAGAGGCTGTCTTCTGTGTTCAGACCAGGCATAACAGCGTAACAGTGGGTGTTTCCTAACAGCAAATGATCATTGCAGCTATTAATCTGCAAAGACTGTTGCTCATTGCTAGCATGGTACAGCTCGCAGCTGATCTGACACTGATAGCCTCGGAGGGATGGATTAATTAGGCCGTTTAATAATTGTTGTGATTAGAGGGATCTTAGAAGTGGGGATATAGGATGCCCTTTGAGGTGTGGAGCAGCAGGAGATTGCTTCTGTTGCAGTGGAAGGCAGCTGTTCCTGctacatgcattaaaaaaaaaacacccagtaAGCAAAGCACTGTCTCTGGGACAGCAAACCCCCGTGGCTTACCTGAGCCGCTTCCCAATGATGGTCTGTAAGAATTTGCGGGCAGAAATCTGCCCCAGGAATTTCCGGTAATTGTCAGTGAATATGGCATCTGCGTGGCGCTGCATCCTAGGGGTGAAAGACAAGCACAAGGTGTGCTCACTGAGCTAGCAGGGAGCTTTCTAGGTAAGAAATGGATGTTTCAGATGTCAAAATACACCAGATGTAACTGCTGACATCAGGGGTGTAAACATACCAAAGTCTTCTTAGTATTGGACTGAGTTAGTGTTGGAGGGTGAAAAGATTTAAGGGATTTTTGGTTCTGACAGGGAGGcagccagaaaaacaaaatatatctgTTAATCAGTATTTGCACTGAAACAGCTGATGGGAAGtgcctgcaaagcagcagtgaggtcaaagaagcagcaggaaggagaacCAGAGGCTGGTAGAGGGCAGAGTTGCAGCTGGGACACTACTGTGCTCTGTAGCACCACTGTCACCTCCTGAGACACCCCtgtggctggggcagggtgACAGGAGCCTCGGACGGTTCTCCAGCTACAGAAACTCCACAGGTAGCAGAAGCACAAGCTATTTGCATGGTCCCCACTGTTGTGAGGATGAATCCACTGTACTTAAGATAAGCAACCATCCCTTGTCTCCCAGCAGGGGTGGAAAAGAGGCTCTGACAGCCTTGCAGGTGGGTTCCCAGAGCTTGGTGAAAAAGTATGCTTCCTGCTGAAGCGCTGGGCTTGCAGCCCTGCCCGTCAGAatgctttgtgctgctgggggagagcagGAAGCAGCTCAGGACAGCAGCAGTGGTGGGAGCTGGCATGGTCCCAGCCTTCTGCTCCAGTTTCAGGGTTCATCTGCATTCTCCCCCTTGAGCCTGGCCTCTGTGGTGCTGGTGGGACTAAGTGACCTGCTGGTgtgctcctgggctgcaggaaaaTTGTAACCAGCATCCTCCGTGGCAGTGGGGGGTGAGAGGCGAGGTACAAACCTTTTCTCAGTAGGGTCTGGTAACAAACCCTCCTCGTCCTGTTCCTCTGTTGAGGGGTTATGGCTCTGCAGTGGGCCACGGTCCTGCAGCTGGAAGTTCATGGCCTTGCCAGTAACAGGCCCTGGGCTgtacctgcaaaaaaaaaaatatataaataaaaaatggaaaaataaaaagggcatATTGCAAGACATGGTCAAATGCTGGTCAGGGTTCTTGACTGCTCCTCCTcgttctgctttttcctttctctctccctttccatcCCTACCTCATCACTAACACAAGCTCTGTCTGTCACTCTCCCCAGCCAGAAACTGCCCTGAAGCTGtcacagcagtgaaaaggcAGTTAGTGAAGCTGCCCCAAATGTGTTTTCCCCTCACTGAGCTCCCAGCAATGTCAAGCAAAACTCCAGTGCTTGTGGTATCATCATGCCATGGCTTTGGCACAAGGCCTGAAGCATTTTCTGTGGGATGTTGTGAATCCACTTTAGAGAACTCTATGCCCAATTTTGTACATCCATCAATTTGTAATAGTGAGAAGTAATACTAACTTCAAACAGTTGGCGAGGAAATACTTGAAATATTAATATGCAGCTGCTGAGTTCATGTACTGAAATATCTGTGGCTCCGGTTTCAATGCAGGTAGCCTGCAGGCACAAATTTTAATCAGTGAcagtgctggtggtgctggctgctctggAGTTCGCCAGATTCCCCTTCATAGAATCCAGCATTCAATTCCAAAACCAACTGTTTGGGCTGAAATATCCCGTGTTAGGTGTCTGCCTTCTTTGGAAACCACTCCTAAGCTAGTGGCATTCCCAAAAAAATAAGTCAGGGTAAAGAAACAGGTTCACCAGAGCACGTACAGTTTATCTGGCTTTCAAAAGGGCTGGCAAACTTAATTTGGCACGTGCTTATTTTGCAGAAGGTCAGAGCTAAGGCAGAGAGTTACAGCATGGATGAAGCATTCAGTATCTTACCTGAGAGCTGGGtagagaggagaggagatggagCATGCAACTAAATGCAGGAACAGGAGCAGGGTGGCCTTATCCAGCATCTTCCACCCTTTGGACTCACCTGAAATGCGGAACTGAGTCAGTGGCAGTGTCTGCCTAAAGCAACCTCCTCACCAGCCTAGCATCGCTGCACAGGACCTTCACCATCTGCAGCTGTCCCCCAGGacctctcctgccctgctgcgTCAAGAGGAGCCCCTTCTCCACTGGTCAGAAATGCCTTCGCAGCTCTCAGGACTTCGGTGAAGGCGGGATGGATCCCACCAGCGGTGTGTGTCTGCCCAGAGACAAACACTGTGGTATTTTGCACCCTGGGGCTGGCTGAAGGGCTGTGTATCCACCATCCCAGGTGGATGACTCAGGGCAGAGAATCACCCGAGGTCGCACACCATCAGAGCTGAATGCAATGCTTTTGTTACTGGAAGCGAGACGGTAGGAGAATATTGGTAGGAGAATATTCCAGTTAACGCTCTTCCTCGCTTTTGATCAAAAGCAATTGATCTTTAGCTCAGAAAAGATTCTTTAAGAAAGTAGAATGTGGAtggaagtctttaaaatatcaaGTGTCCTTGTTCTGCTATGTTATTTTACacaagaaaagagcagaaagatgTTTGATCTCCgtaacagaaaaatgttcaatttttaaggagaaaaaaaaaaaaagcttcccaaTGTTTAACAAtacttagttaaaaaaaaaaaaaaaggaaagaaagaaaaaaacacccccaCATTGCCAAATGGAAAGGTTTTGGCTGGGCTTCTAACTTCCCCAATGAACTACCCAAGCAGTGGATTTTACTGACGGTGGTGGCAGGAGGGGGCCCGTTCTGGTGGGAAACATCAGCAGTGGGGACTGCTTCGCTGCTCGGATATAGCTGAATGGAGATGTCTAATTAAGGGCTTGTGTGGTACCCACGCAAGTGGGTTTGATGTTGATCCCATGGAAGCTAACACCAGGATTAGGCAGTGCCCTAAGTGCCTGGACAGACATGGGCAAGGTGCTGCACTAAGAATTAGGGTT
Protein-coding sequences here:
- the GHRH gene encoding somatoliberin, with protein sequence MLDKATLLLFLHLVACSISSPLYPALRYSPGPVTGKAMNFQLQDRGPLQSHNPSTEEQDEEGLLPDPTEKRMQRHADAIFTDNYRKFLGQISARKFLQTIIGKRLRNSESSPEEGVHELLTRRQSDSILMDSRYHQRMVLRDFLGAILQNQRPRDVNSSQLEGFPNTLAKLM